GATATTAATCACAAGAAATAATTGAAATGTTGAGATTTTATTTTTTTAGTAGTATTACTTTTCATACATTTGACACATCTAAAAAATAAACATGAGAATTTCAATTATTATTATTTCTGTCATTAATGTCAATGTGGTAATCACATATACATAGGGGAATGGTATAAATATAATTGAAAAATAATATTATAAACCTTCCAAATACTGGAAGGTTTTTTTTTGAATAAAAATTAAAATACGAAAATACAAAAAACACATAATGGAATTAAATAAATACAGCAAAGTCATTACTCAAGACCAAACACAACCAGCAGCTCAAGCAATGTTATACGGGATTGGTCTAACTGAAGAAGATTTAAAAAAGGCACAAGTTGGAATTGTAAGCATGGGGTACGAAGGAAACACTTGCAACATGCACCTGAATGATTTAGCTAAAGATGTCAAAAAAGGAGTTGCAAATGCTGATTTAGTCGGATTAATATTTAATACTGTTGGTGTAAGTGATGGTATTTCAAATGGTACAGACGGAATGCGTTTTTCATTAGTTTCTCGTGATGTAATTGCCGATTCTATTGAAACTGTTATGGGAGCACAATGGTATGATAGTTTAATTGCTATTCCAGGTTGTGACAAAAATATGCCAGGAGCTTTAATCGCAATGGGAAGAGTAAATCGCCCTGCACTTATGGTTTATGGCGGATCAATTCATTCAGGAAAATGGAAAGGAGAATCTCTAAATATCGTTTCAGCATTTGAAGCTTTAGGAAAAAAATTCCAAAACACTATTTCTGATGAAGATTTTAAAGGAGTAATTCAAAATGCTTGTCCAGGAGCTGGTGCATGTGGAGGAATGTACACAGCAAACACCATGTCATCGGCTATTGAAGCATTAGGTATGAGTTTGCCATTTAGTTCATCATATCCTGCTTTAAGTAGTGAAAAAAGACAAGAATGCATTGAAGCCGGAAAAGCAATCAGAGTATTATTAGAAAAAGATATCAAGCCTAGAGACATCATGACTCATAAGGCTTTCGAAAATGCTATTACACTTGTAGCCGTTTTAGGAGGTTCTACAAATGCAGTAATGCACTTAATTGCAATGGCACATTCAGTTGATGTAGAAATTACTCTAGCCGATTTTCAAAGAATCAGTGACAAAACTCCAGTACTAGCAGATTTAAAGCCAAGTGGAAAATACATGATGGAAGACCTACATGATGTTGGAGGTGTACCCGCTGTAATGAAATATTTATTAAAAGAAGGATTCATACATGGAGATTGTTTAACGGTAACAGGAAAAACAGTTGCTGAGAATTTAGCTTCAGTTCCAGATTTAAATGATGGACAAGAAGTAATTTTTGAAATCCAAAAAGCACTAAAACCAACTGGAAATATTCAAATTTTATACGGAAACCTTGCTTCAGAAGGAGCAGTTGCTAAAATAAGCGGAAAAGAAGGAGAATTTTTTGAAGGAACTGCTGTAGTTTTTGAAAGTGAATTTGATGTTATTCCAGGAATTCAAGCTGGAAAAGTAAAACCAGGAGATGTAGTCGTCATCAGGTATTGTGGACCAAAAGGTGGTCCAGGGATGCCTGAAATGTTAAAACCAACATCGGCTATTATTGGAGCTGGATTAGGAAGTAGCGTTGCGCTTATTACAGATGGTAGATTCTCTGGAGGTTCACATGGATTCGTGGTAGGACACATGACACCAGAAGCTTATGATGGTGGAGGTATTGCTTTAGTAAAAGATGGAGATTTAATTACCATTGATGCTATTAAGAATACAATCAACCTAAAAATATCTGACGCAGAATTTGATGAAAGAAAAGCCAACTGGGTTCAACCAGCGCTAAAAGCGTCAAAAGGAGTTTTGCTTAAATATGCAAGATCGGTTTCAAGCGCATCTACAGGTTGCGTTACCGATAAATAAATATTAAAATAACAATATCAAAATACAATCTCAATATTTAAAAGCAATTAAATCAACTAAGAATGAAATTTTTAAAATTGACTTTTGACATTGACATTGATTTTTGAAAAAAAATATACTATGAAAATATCAGGGGCGGAAGCCGTAATAAGATGTTTATTGGCAGAAGGAGTAGACTTGGTTTATGGATACCCAGGAGGAGCAATCATGCCTGTTTACGACGAATTATATAAATTTAAAGACCAATTACACCACGTTCTTGTACGTCATGAACAAGGTGCAACACACGCAGCACAAGGATATGCAAGAGCAACTGGAAAAGTAGGAATCGCAATTGCTACATCAGGGCCAGGAGCTACAAATCTAGTAACTGGAATTGCCGATGCACAAATTGACTCAACACCAATGGTTTGTATTACAGGTCAGGTAGGGAAACACCTATTAGGATCAGATGCTTTTCAGGAAACAGATATCATCGGAATTTCGACTCCAGTTACAAAATGGAATTACCAAGTTACCGAAGCTTCAGAAATACCTGAAATTATAGCAAAAGCATTTTATATCGCAAAATCAGGTCGCCCAGGTCCTGTGTTAATTGATATTACTAAAAATGCTCAATTTGATGAATTCGAATTTAGCTATGAAAAATGTACTGGAATAAGAAGTTATACTCCAGTTCCTAAATTAAAATTAGATAAAGTTGTCGAAGCCGCTGCATTAATTAATAAAGCAAAAAAACCATTTATTGTTTTTGGACAAGGAATCATTCTTAGCCAAGCCGAAGAACAACTAAAAGCCTTGATTGAAAAATCTGGAATTCCAGCAGGTTGGACAATATTAGGACTATCGGCTTTACCAACAGACCATCCGTTAAACGTTGGAATGTTAGGAATGCACGGAAACTATGGACCAAACTTACTTACCAACGAATGTGATGTATTAATAGCTCTCGGAATGCGTTTTGATGATCGTGTTACAGGAAATTTGGCAACGTATGCCAAACAAGCAAAAGTGATACATTTTGAAATTGATCCCGCGGAGATTGACAAAAATGTAAAAACAGAAGTTGCAGTTTTAGGAGATGTAAAAGAGGCTTTAAATGCATTACTTCCATTAATCGAAAACAACAAGCACGAGTCTTGGCATAATGAATTCAAAGAAAAACAAAAAATAGAATTTGATTCAGTTATAAAAGAAGAACTAAATCCATCGAAACCTGGAATATCAATGGGTGAAGCAATGGAAATGATTAATAAGCACTCCAAGGGAGATGCTATTATTGTTTCAGATGTTGGTCAACACCAAATGTTCGCTTGTCGCTACGCCAAATTCAATTCAACCAAAAGTAATGTTACTTCTGGAGGTTTAGGAACAATGGGATTTGCTTTACCTGCTGCAATTGGAGCAAAAATGGGAAAACCAGATCGCGAAGTTGTAGCCATTATTGGCGATGGAGGATTTCAAATGACTATTCAGGAATTAGGAACAATTTTTCAAACTAGAGTTCCAGTAAAAATTGTAGTTCTAAATAATGAATTCCTAGGAATGGTACGTCAATGGCAAGAATTGTTTTTTGATAACAGATACGCCTCAACTGAAATGATAAATCCAAATTTTGTGGCAATTGCAGAAGGGTATTATATCAAAGCAAAGAAAGTAACAAAACGAGAAGATTTAGATGCAGCAGTCGCAGAAATGCTAGCTTCCAAAGATGCCTATTTCTTAGAAGTTATGGTAGAAAAAGAAAATAATGTATTCCCAATGATCCCAACAGGAGCTTCAGTTTCTGACATCAGATTAAGCTAAAGAAAAAGTTTCAGGTTTCGGGTTTCAAGTAGTTAAAATTGAAACCCGAAACAAAAAAAACTAAAAATAACATGGAAAATAGAACATTTACCATTTCGGTATACTCAGAAAACAATGTGGGTTTATTAAATAGAATATCTGGTATATTCTTAAAGCGACACATTAACATATTAAGTCTAAATGTTTCAGAATCAGAAATTGACAATGTATCAAGATTTATTATAGTTGTAGAAACAACAGAAAAATGGGTTCAGAATATTGTAGGTCAAATCGAAAAACAAATCGAAGTAATAAAGGCTTTTTATCATACAGACGAAGAAACCATATATTTAGAAAACGCTTTATTCAAGATACATTCAAATTTATTGTTTGATGAAAAACAGATTCAGAATATCATCAAAGAAAGCCAATCTACGATTGTAACAGTTTCGCGAGATTTCTTTGTGATTTCAAAATCAGGAAGACGTTCAGAAATAGAAGAAGTACATGACAAATTGAAGCCCTACGGAATTATGCAATTTGTACGTTCAGGTAGAATTTCGGTTTCTAAAGAAAAAATGGAAGTATCCACATTACTAGAAGAATTAAAACACAAATAAAAAACTAAGACTAAAAAATGGCAAATTATTTCAACACATTACCACTACGATTACAATTAGAACAATTAGGCGTTTGCGAATTTATGGAACAATCAGAGTTCGCTGATGGAATTACTGCTTTAAAAGGAAAAAAAGTAGTTATAGTAGGTTGTGGTGCTCAAGGATTGAACCAAGGTTTAAACATGAGAGACTCAGGACTTGATATTTCTTATGCGCTACGTGCAGATGCAATTGCAGAAAAAAGAGCTTCTTATAAAAATGCTACAGAAAACGGTTTCAAAGTAGGTACTTATGACGAATTAGTTCCAACAGCTGATTTAGTATGTAATCTTACACCAGATAAACAACATACAGCTGTAGTTACAGCAATTATGCCATTAATGAAAAATGGCTCGACATTAGCCTATTCTCACGGTTTTAATATCGTTGAAGAAGGAATGCAAATTCGTAAAGACATTACTGTAATCATGTGTGCACCTAAATGCCCAGGTTCAGAAGTTCGTGAAGAATACAAAAGAGGATTTGGTGTACCAACATTAATCGCTGTTCACCCAGAAAATGATCCAAATAATTTAGGTCTTGATCAAGCCAAAGCGTATGCTGTAGCAACTGGAGGACATAAAGCTGGAGTTTTAAAATCTTCATTTGTTGCCGAAGTAAAATCGGATTTAATGGGAGAACAAACTATTCTTTGCGGTATGCTACAAACAGGATCTATCCTATGTTTTGACAAAATGGTCGAAAAAGGAATCGAGCCTGGATATGCTTCAAAATTAATTCAGTATGGTTGGGAAACAATCACCGAAGCATTAAAACATGGTGGAATCACCAATATGATGGATCGCCTTTCAAATCCTGCAAAAATCGAAGCTTACGAAATTGCTGACGAATTAAAAGACATCATGCGTCCGTTGTTTCAAAAACACCAAGATGATATTATGTCAGGGGAATTCTCTAGAAACATGATGATTGACTGGGCAAATGACGATGTTAATTTATTGACTTGGAGAGCTGCAACAGGAGAAACAAACTTCGAAAAAACAGCTCCAACAGAAGCTCCTATTTCTGAGCAAGAATACTTCGATAATGGAGTATTAATGATTGCAATGGTTAAAGCTGGTGTAGAATTAGCTTTCGAAACAATGACAGAAGCTGGTATCATCGAAGAATCTGCTTATTACGAATCATTACACGAATTACCTTTGATCGCAAATACAGTTGCAAGAAAAAAACTATACGAAATGAATAGAATTATATCAGATACTGCTGAATATGGTTGTTATTTATTTGATCACGCTTGCAAACCGTTATTGACAGAATTCATGAAAACGGTAGATACAAATGTAATCGGAAAACCATTTTCAACTTCAAATGGAGTAGACAATGCGATACTTATTGCAGTAAACAAAACTATTCGTCAACACCCTATCGAAGAAGTAGGAGCATGGTTGAGAGAATCAATGACTGCAATGAAAAAAATTGGTTAATTAAATTGGGATTTCAACCTAAGTTGGAATTTGCGCTGTATCTCTATTTTTTACATAATATTTTGAATTAGTAAGCACTTATTAAGATAATATGGATATAGATGCATATTACTTTCACTTAACTACAAACGAGGAGATAGTTAAGTGGAGTAATACCTAATAAAAGACTTCGCAAATCAGTCTTTTATCTCCTAATTATATTAATAATGTTGCTGCTATTTTCAAAAAAAGGGAAAAAACACCCTAAGACAAAGAAGATAAAGCCATAACCCTCTTTACACAATAGATATAATAAAATCATTGATTAATAATTTAGCTAAGTCAATGTTTTTAGGCACTAAAATTAATTGTTGTTAATCTTGTTAATACTAAAGGCATGATAAATAATATCATGCCTTTTTTCATGTTAAAGTAAATTTATCTAGTAATCGCTAAATTTTAAGCAATTGCAAATTAATTACCACATTTTAAACGAATAGTGCAGTTTTTTGTCGTAATTAATAAATTAAATAGTTTTAAGAATACAAAGAGATTTAATACTTTTATAAAAAAAATTGAGAAACAATGAGTTATTACAAAATTGAAAATTTAGAACAATATTTTAAACACTACAATAAATCTGTTCGTGAACCAAGAAAATTTTGGGGAAAAATAGCAGAAGAAAATTTCACATGGTACCAACAATGGGAAAAAGTTGTCGATTTTAATATGGCAGATGCAGAGGTTAAATGGTTTTCTGAAGCAAAAGTAAACATTACCAAAAACTGTATCGACAGACATTTAAGTAAAAGAGGAGAAAAAACAGCAATAATATTCGAACCAAACGATCCATCAGAAAGTTCATTACACATTACTTATAATGAGTTATATGAAAGAGTTTCTAAGATGGCAAATGTTTTACGCGAACAAGGAATAAAAAAAGGGGATAGAGTTTGTATTTACTTACCAATGATCCCTGAATTAGCAATTTCGGTTTTGGCTTGTGCAAGAATAGGAGCAATACATTCAGTTGTATTTGCAGGATTTTCGGCATCGGCTGTAACTGCTAGAATAAACGATAGTGAATGTAAAATGGTTATCACTTCTGATGGAGGATTCAGAGGTAATAAAACTATTGACTTAAAAGCAATCGTTGATGAAGCATTAGAAACTTGTCCATGTGTAACTAACGTATTAGTAGCAAAAAGAACACAAACTGATGTAAATATGAAAGAAGGACGTGACCAATGGTTACAACCACTTTTAGATACAGCCTTAGATTATAATGTTGCCGAAATAATGGATGCTGAAGATCCGTTATTTATCTTGTATACATCTGGTTCTACAGGAAAACCTAAAGGAATGGTTCATACCACTGCTGGTTATATGGTTTACACAGCATATACATTTAAAAACGTATTTAGCCATGAAGAAAATGATATTTTCTGGTGTACTGCCGATATTGGTTGGATAACAGGTCACTCATATATATTATACGGTCCACTATTAAACGGAGGAACTACAGTTATTTTTGAAGGAGTTCCATCATATCCAGATTTTAGCCGTTTTTGGGAAATCATCGAAAAACATAAAGTAACTCAATTTTACACAGCACCTACAGCAATTCGTTCGCTAGCTAAAGAAAACCTTGAT
The nucleotide sequence above comes from Flavobacterium branchiarum. Encoded proteins:
- the ilvC gene encoding ketol-acid reductoisomerase; translated protein: MANYFNTLPLRLQLEQLGVCEFMEQSEFADGITALKGKKVVIVGCGAQGLNQGLNMRDSGLDISYALRADAIAEKRASYKNATENGFKVGTYDELVPTADLVCNLTPDKQHTAVVTAIMPLMKNGSTLAYSHGFNIVEEGMQIRKDITVIMCAPKCPGSEVREEYKRGFGVPTLIAVHPENDPNNLGLDQAKAYAVATGGHKAGVLKSSFVAEVKSDLMGEQTILCGMLQTGSILCFDKMVEKGIEPGYASKLIQYGWETITEALKHGGITNMMDRLSNPAKIEAYEIADELKDIMRPLFQKHQDDIMSGEFSRNMMIDWANDDVNLLTWRAATGETNFEKTAPTEAPISEQEYFDNGVLMIAMVKAGVELAFETMTEAGIIEESAYYESLHELPLIANTVARKKLYEMNRIISDTAEYGCYLFDHACKPLLTEFMKTVDTNVIGKPFSTSNGVDNAILIAVNKTIRQHPIEEVGAWLRESMTAMKKIG
- the ilvD gene encoding dihydroxy-acid dehydratase; this translates as MELNKYSKVITQDQTQPAAQAMLYGIGLTEEDLKKAQVGIVSMGYEGNTCNMHLNDLAKDVKKGVANADLVGLIFNTVGVSDGISNGTDGMRFSLVSRDVIADSIETVMGAQWYDSLIAIPGCDKNMPGALIAMGRVNRPALMVYGGSIHSGKWKGESLNIVSAFEALGKKFQNTISDEDFKGVIQNACPGAGACGGMYTANTMSSAIEALGMSLPFSSSYPALSSEKRQECIEAGKAIRVLLEKDIKPRDIMTHKAFENAITLVAVLGGSTNAVMHLIAMAHSVDVEITLADFQRISDKTPVLADLKPSGKYMMEDLHDVGGVPAVMKYLLKEGFIHGDCLTVTGKTVAENLASVPDLNDGQEVIFEIQKALKPTGNIQILYGNLASEGAVAKISGKEGEFFEGTAVVFESEFDVIPGIQAGKVKPGDVVVIRYCGPKGGPGMPEMLKPTSAIIGAGLGSSVALITDGRFSGGSHGFVVGHMTPEAYDGGGIALVKDGDLITIDAIKNTINLKISDAEFDERKANWVQPALKASKGVLLKYARSVSSASTGCVTDK
- the ilvB gene encoding biosynthetic-type acetolactate synthase large subunit; the protein is MKISGAEAVIRCLLAEGVDLVYGYPGGAIMPVYDELYKFKDQLHHVLVRHEQGATHAAQGYARATGKVGIAIATSGPGATNLVTGIADAQIDSTPMVCITGQVGKHLLGSDAFQETDIIGISTPVTKWNYQVTEASEIPEIIAKAFYIAKSGRPGPVLIDITKNAQFDEFEFSYEKCTGIRSYTPVPKLKLDKVVEAAALINKAKKPFIVFGQGIILSQAEEQLKALIEKSGIPAGWTILGLSALPTDHPLNVGMLGMHGNYGPNLLTNECDVLIALGMRFDDRVTGNLATYAKQAKVIHFEIDPAEIDKNVKTEVAVLGDVKEALNALLPLIENNKHESWHNEFKEKQKIEFDSVIKEELNPSKPGISMGEAMEMINKHSKGDAIIVSDVGQHQMFACRYAKFNSTKSNVTSGGLGTMGFALPAAIGAKMGKPDREVVAIIGDGGFQMTIQELGTIFQTRVPVKIVVLNNEFLGMVRQWQELFFDNRYASTEMINPNFVAIAEGYYIKAKKVTKREDLDAAVAEMLASKDAYFLEVMVEKENNVFPMIPTGASVSDIRLS
- the acs gene encoding acetate--CoA ligase encodes the protein MSYYKIENLEQYFKHYNKSVREPRKFWGKIAEENFTWYQQWEKVVDFNMADAEVKWFSEAKVNITKNCIDRHLSKRGEKTAIIFEPNDPSESSLHITYNELYERVSKMANVLREQGIKKGDRVCIYLPMIPELAISVLACARIGAIHSVVFAGFSASAVTARINDSECKMVITSDGGFRGNKTIDLKAIVDEALETCPCVTNVLVAKRTQTDVNMKEGRDQWLQPLLDTALDYNVAEIMDAEDPLFILYTSGSTGKPKGMVHTTAGYMVYTAYTFKNVFSHEENDIFWCTADIGWITGHSYILYGPLLNGGTTVIFEGVPSYPDFSRFWEIIEKHKVTQFYTAPTAIRSLAKENLDYIQKYPLKSLKVIGSVGEPINEEAWHWYNDHVGDKRCPVVDTWWQTETGGIMISPIAFVTPTKPTYATLPLPGIQPVLMDEKRNEIEGNQVVGSLCIKFPWPGIARTIWGDHQRYKDTYFSAFPGKYFTGDGALRDEVGYYRITGRVDDVVIVSGHNLGTAPIEDAINEHPAVAESAIVGFPHDIKGNALYGFVILKETGEYRDRANLTKEINQYISDHIGPIAKLDKIQFVSGLPKTRSGKIMRRILRKIAEGDYSNFGDISTLLNPEIVEEIMKEKI
- the ilvN gene encoding acetolactate synthase small subunit, with the protein product MENRTFTISVYSENNVGLLNRISGIFLKRHINILSLNVSESEIDNVSRFIIVVETTEKWVQNIVGQIEKQIEVIKAFYHTDEETIYLENALFKIHSNLLFDEKQIQNIIKESQSTIVTVSRDFFVISKSGRRSEIEEVHDKLKPYGIMQFVRSGRISVSKEKMEVSTLLEELKHK